ACTCGCCCCGGACCGTCCAAGCCAAGGGAGCCAAACCCCACGGCCGCTGTTCGCCCCTGGGCAGGCATGGTCGGGGAGACACGCGCGGCATCGGGCAATTCCACACCTGCGTGGGGTGGCGGCGTGTTCGGATTTTGGTGATGAGAGACGTCTGCTTCACGGTCGCGGCCGACGAGGCCGGCCAGCGCCTCGACAAGCTGGTGATTCGGCATATCGGGGGCTTGGGCCGACGTCGAGCAAGTGAGCTATTTGCCAGCGGGCGGGTGGAGGTCAACGGCGCCCGAGCGGTAAAGGGCACCCTGAGTCAGGTGGGCGATAGCGTGGAGGTCAAACTCGAAGACGCGTGCCCCGTTCCGGCAGAGGCGGACGCGGACCTGAGCGTGCGCCTCGAAAACGAGGCCTTCGTCGTGGTCAGCAAACCCGCAGGCCAGGCCACAGCTCCGCTGCGCGGCGAAAGCGGAACGCTCGCGAGCGCACTCTTGGGTCACTACCCAGAGATGGCCTTCGTTGGCTACTCACCGCGCGAACCGGGGCTACTCCACCGCCTAGACACGGGAACCAGCGGACTCCTGGTTGCCGCGCGAACGGGGCGGGCCTTCGAAAGCCTGCGTCGCGCGCTGACCCAGGGCGCGATGGAGAAGCGCTACTTCGCGATCGTGAGTCGGGTGGACCTGCCTGATCGCGGCGTCATCTCCACTTTCGTGGGGCCGGACCCACGTAAGGGGCGCAAAGTGATCGTCTACGAAAAGGATCCGCCTCCGGGAGCGCGGGTGCAGGAATCACGCTACCGGGTCGTTCGCTGCAGCGAGCGTCGCGCGTTGCTGGAGTTGCGCGTTTCGCGGGCTTATCGCCATCAGATCCGTGCGCACTTGGCGCACCTGGGTGCTCCCATCGTCGGTGACGCGCTGTACGGCTCGCGGGATCTCGAGGCCCTGCCCGGCCGGCACGCGCTACACGCGTGTCACATCGCGTGGGCCGGAGACGACACGCTGCCCGCCTTCGAGGCGTTCGAAGACCTTCCCCAAGACCTGCTCCGCTTGCTCGACGACTGACGTCCCGAGTCCCGGTCCGCGAGGAGCTGTACCAGCTCCTGCACGAGGCTCAGGGTGCTCTGGCGCGTCGGCAGCGCAGGCCACAGCACCGCGACCCGCTCGTCGGAACGACGACCGCGCGTCCAGCTCACATGTGCCGCCAGCAGCCAGTGCGCTCGAGACCCTTCGCGAGCTCGTACGATCACCCAGGGCAGCGCCATCGTTCCGGCACCACTGACGTCGTATTCCAGGCCGACCTCGACGGCGCTGAGACCAGCTGCTGCTCTGCGCGGCACGACCAGCAGGCGAAGCTCGTCGGGCTGACCGTCGCCATCGGGAATACGAGCCCAGGGAACGACCTTGAGTCCTTCCAGCCGCCGCAGGCGCCGCGACATCCAGTGCAGTACGCGCATGGGTGCCCTCGCGCGATCCGCGGGCAGCGTGCTGGCCCTTCCCGTCAGGAAGATGGGCAACAAGCACGCTGAAGCAAGCAGCAGCATCAGCGCGTGATAGACCGATCGCGGAAGCAACCACAGCGCCGCGGCGACGAAGCTGGCCAAGAGCAACACGAAGAGCACGAAACCAGGCATCGATCCGGCATCGAACAGGCGACCGGGCAGCGGCGAAGCCGGCGCGGCAAACGCCTCCTCCTCCGTCAAAGGCAACCATTTGCCCGGCGGCCGCGGAACTGGGATGGGGCTCGGCGCAAGCTGAGTCGCGAGCACCATCGCCACCAAAATGAGGGCGGCGGCCAGGGTCGGATGGGTCGTGGACAGGGCGACGCTCACGGCGCCCGCCAAGGCCACACCGGCGAGAACAGCACGCAGCGCGAGGGGCATGGGCACTAGGGCACGCGGCTCGGCCTGACGCTCTTTTGCTGAGCGCGCCAGCGCGCGGCCCTTGAAGAACACGAAGAGCGCGTACACCAGCGCGACGGCGAGTAGCGCTCCAAGAAACAGCGCCCGGCGTTCCGGAGACACGGGTGGCGCCTTCGTCGGCTCCGCGGGCACCGCCTCGTCGGTCGAGAAGGCAGGAAAGGCGCGTCTCGCGGTGGTCACTTCCCAAACGACGGGCTCACCCTTGGCAACGTGAGGGCGTACCACCTCGAGCTCGTCCTTGTCGCTGGCACGGCGAAGGGTGGAGAGAAACACGCCCGCGGGGTCCGCCAGCGTCGAGTCCTGCGCGGGCTGCTTGGTGAGCTGTGGCGCCTCGGGAGCGGCGGGCACGCGGAAGACGACTCGAACGGAGTCTACGCCGTCGGCGAATCGCGGACCGACCCAACGCACTGCAACGCCATTGCCTCTGGGACTCAGGCCGCCGCGCTGACTCAGGTCGGTGCGGTACGAGAACTTGAAGAGGTAGGTGCCGCGACGTAGGCCTTTTGGATTGTCGATGTCGACGCGCAGCGTCCCGTCGTCCCGCAGCTCGAGCAGCAGGGGGTCGACATCGGAAGCCGACGCGCCGTTGACCGGACTGACGGTTGCGTTGGGTAGTGGCTGCGCATCAGAATCGACGCCCGGGAGTTCGAATCCCTTGAGCGGCCCACCCTTGATCCGCATCACGAGTTCGTGGTGGACCTCGGTCCGCCCGTCCGGGCCGATATCGAGGACCACGGCATCCGAGCGGATGCTGGTCTCGATCCAGGCTCGGGCTGCACGGGGAACTAGCCACGCGGTCGCAAACGCGAACAGCACGAGGCACCACAACTGGAGCCGGCTGGCCTTATGTCGGTGTCGCACATACATCCTGCGACACTGGTGGTGTCACAGGTCTGGGTTGCTGGGCGAGTTTTTGGCGGAACTCAGAAAGAAGGGGGGGCCATCCCGGCCCCCATCGTCGCCGCAACAATCGCGGGCCCAAGCGCGCCAAGGTCCACGAACACCTCTTTGGGGACGGAGAGATCCCAGCGGATTTCGGGACTCCCACCCGTCTTGACGTTGAAGGACGTCAGCATCGGGGTAGCGCCATGGTGGGGCATGGCGTTGAGGATCTTCTCCAACTCTTTCGGTGAGGACGATCCACCGAAACCGCTGCGCAGAGCGGACTGCACGGAGCCGAGGAAGGTCATCAACGAGAAGAATCCCTGAGTGATCGCCTTCTGCCCGCGCAATCGAGCCAGGCCCTCGCGCCCCGCGAGAGTCGATGCAGAGTCGCCTTTCTTTGCGGTGTTCAAATGCTCGATCAGTTGCTTTTCGTCAGCGGAGATGCCGAACCAGGTGCGATTGCCGTCGGGCACCAGGATGACGACGACGGGCAACGGGGTGCCAGCCTTCGGCTTGTCCGTCGAGTAGTCCATGAACATCGTTCCAGGCAGGACGATCTCGTAGACAAGCGAGCCGGCCGGCAGGCCCTTTCCGCCGCGCACACGAGCCGTGGGCCACTCGTTCGGTTTGACGTGCATCTCTTTCTGCACGAGCTTGCGCATCTCTCGGTCGTTGTAGAGCTTCAGCACGCGGTCGAGGTAGCCCTTGTACTTCTTCATCGGCTCCTCGACGGCGCCCAGGTGCCAGCCCACGCCAGCTCGAATCGACTCGCGCTCTTGCGCGGAAGACGAAGGCTCTTTCTCGGGGGGAGGGAGCGCGATGTCCCCGCGCGCGTAGACCGAGCCGCTCTCGGTCAGCCACATGTCGTCCACCAACGACACGGCTTGATCACGAATTCGCTTGGGCACCTTCGTGTGCGCGAGGAAGCCGTCCAGCAGTTCGCCCAGGTTTCGGCGGATCGGCTCCGAGCGCTTAGCATCCACCGGCGAGCTGTAGCTGGCCGCGGTCGACGCCTTCGGCAGCTTGAAGAAAGTCTCCGGCGCCACCGTCGCACGCCCCTGGGCCTGGACGAAGCTCTGCACCAGCCAGGAGCCAGACCCGCGGAACTTCGCAGAAATGGTGGCATCCGCGGAGTTCTTGGACTTGTTCAAGGTCGCGTCGATGCGCAGGTTGTCGAGTTCTTCCACGAGCGCAAGGCCTTCGTCCGTCAGCGCATGCACGGCGTCGGCCAGAGGTCGATCGAAGCGCGCATCGTCCAGCGACATCTTGCGCAAAGCGAACGGGGTCGCCAAGGTCTTTGCCTGTCGCAGCTCCGCGGCATAGCGGCGTCGCCAAGGCTCGGCGCGAACCTCGACGCGCAAGTCGCTGCTGCCCAGATTCTCCTTGGGCAGGCCGCGCGTCACGTAGGGCAAGAGCGCATCCACGTCTTCGGGACGGTCACCGCACACCAAACGGGCCGGCGCAACACCCACCGCCGCACCGATTGCGCAGTTCGGGCTGCCGCGTCCTACGCGATATACACCCGCGCGCACCTGGCGCACGTTCTCTCCGTTGCGACGGGCAAAATCCACGGCCTCTTGCAGACTGCGTAGCCCCAACGACACCACCATGAAGGGCTGTGGCACGTCGTCCCGACCGGCTGGATCGAGGGCAGCGGCGACATCGACGGGGGCATCCCAATGCACTACCTGCTCCAACCCGGGCTCGGCCTTTCCGAGTTCGCGGCGCCAGTCGAAGGGCAGGCGCGCCCAAGCGGTGCTCTGGTCCATGATCGCCGCGGGGTTCTTCAGGCGCCCGATCAAGAACAGCTCTTGAGGTGCGGCCACCGGACTCAAGTCGGGTGCCGCGCCTTCGGCGATGGTGGCGGTGCCATCGGTTGACGGCGTCTCGGCAGGCTTGCTCGGAGACGTGGCCCCTGGCCCGCAGGCAGCAGCCAAGAAGACGAAGGAATAGGAAACGGCGCGCAGCAGGAATCTCATGACGCGCCGTTCATACACCAATTCCCGCTGGGGCGGTGCCACCGGGCTTTCGCCCACGGATCTGGCCAAAAATCAGTCGAATTCGCGCGCGGCGTCGCGACCGAAGAGGCGTCCGACACCCCAGAGCGCAGTGTGCCCGACGGCCGCAGCACCCGCGCGCGCGAGCGCCAGCTTGGACCAACGCTTGCCGGCGAAATGCTGAAGCCCGAGGCGAATGAACTCCGGCGATGCGTGGAGGAATCGCTCCACGTTCGGCCGTGCGTCACCATAGAACAGGCGCACGCCCTGCTCGCGCACTCTGAGATCGCGGCCCACGTGGCTGTTCGTCACCACCGTGGGCCAGTCGTCGAAGCCCAAGTCGCGATTGACGATGCGCTCGGCGAGGTAGCGCCCTGCCGTTGCGCCGTAGAACAGAGCCTGCGCAATGCCTTCGCCTGTGACCGGGTCGATCCCGGCTGCCTCGCCCACCAAAAGGACATGGGGCTGAGCGATGGGGCGATGCGCCTCGAAACCTCGCTCCGCAAAGCGCTTCTTGCGGAACTTCGTCAGGTCGAGTCCCCGCGCGGCGAGTTCCTCCGCCAAGAGGTCCTGAATCTGCACGGCCGGTGTGGTCTCCCCCGAGCTGAGCATGTAGACGCCCCGGCAGACCATCTCTCTGCCGCCAACGAGGGTCGGAAAGTCCCAGTAGTAGCCCGGCAACCGACGGTGGCTGGCGTCGAAGAGCAGGACGTCGCGCGGCAAATCCTCGTCGACCATCTCGGTGTCGATTTCGAGGGCCTGGGCACGGTAGCGCGTCGACACGAAGCCCAGGCTGCGGCGCACGACGCTACCCACACCATCCGCTCCGACTAGCACGTCACAGCGCACCTCGCCCTGGGACGTTTCCAAGGAATAGCCGCCGTCTCGACGGCGAATGGCTCCCACCTTGGCATTCTCGAGCACGGTGATCCCGCGCTGCCGCGCGAGCCGCGCCAACTCTGCGTCGTACTCGATCCGTCGTACGACCCGTCCGATTTCACCCGCACGAACCACAGTCGTGCGGCCCATGGCCTTGAAGGCGACCCCTTGGACCTTCACGCTGGGTACGTCCACGGTCAGCCCTATGCTGGAGAGCAAGCGATCCGCGCGACCTCCCACCCCACCCGCACAAAACTTCTCTCGCGGGTACGATTCCTTCTCCAGCACCAGCAAGCGCTCAGTCAGGGAGGGAGCGGCATGGGAGAGAAACAGCGCCGTGGCAATCCCCGCCGGTCCTCCACCGACGATGGCAAGCGCGACCTCACGCATGGTGACCAAGGGATAGCGTCCGGCGCCGCATGCGGATAGTAAAAAATGCTCAGCGCCAGTTGGCGTAGAGCTCGTCGCGCCAGGCAACCAGATCCGCGAAACGTTTGCTCAGCTCCGGCGAGGTCCAGGCCTGGCGACTCGCAGGCCCAAGCCGAATGGTCGGGCTGTCCACGGGTCCGACGAACTGAAGGCTGCTGGCCACGGCAATGTCGGCGAAGGAGAAGTCGTCCAGCAACGTCTTGCGGCCTGCCAGGGCCTCCGCCACGCGCTCGAGCAGCGGACGCATCGGCAGCTCCAGCTCGGCCGGAGTCGCGTCCATGAACGAGTACTTGCCGCGCAAGAAGCGTACGCCAAGCACGCCGGTGACTCGCGCCAGTGTCGCCGATGCGTTGAGTGGCGGCGGGACGCTCTCGAGCAACGCCTCGGGATGTCGGGCCACGGCAGCCGTGGCCCGCGCGCGCCCATGAGCGCTTATCTCTTCTGCCAGGGCAACGAGTGCTTCGATGCGCTGGGCGCTGCCGCTCGGAAATAGCGGGGCGCCTTTTCCCCGTGCTTCCGCCCAGCGAGCAATGTCCAGGGAGTCGTCGAAACGCTCGATGCCGTCGATCAGCACCGGAACCGTGACGCGCCCGCGCCAGCGGCCCAAGTGCCAGCGCAGCCACGGTTCCCCGACCATGGGGAGATACTCGACGCGCTCGACCGCAACGCCGTGGTGGTCGAGCGCCCAGCGAGCGCGCTCCGACCACGGCGAGTAGTGAAGGTGGATCAGCTTTGCCACGGCGGGGGTCGCCAAACGCAGCTCAGTTCGTCTCTTCGAACTCGGCGTCGATGACGTCGCCCTTCTTCTTGTCGTCGGGCGGGGGCGCCGCGCCCGCACCGTTGGCGCCCGGCGCGGAAGCCGAGGCGGCTTGATACAGCTTCTCCGCCATGGCGTGGGCTTCCTTTTCCAGACGGACAAGGACGTCCTGAACCTTCGCGTCGTCCTGCTGTTCCACAGCGTCGCGGCCTTCCTTGATCAGCCCTTCCAGCGACGAAACGTCGGCGCCGTCCAGCTTCTCCTTGTTCTCCGCGATCTGCTTTTCGAGGGTGTAGCAGAGGTTGTCTAGCTTGTTGCGACGCTCGATCTCGTCGCGTCGCTTCTTGTCCTCGGCCTCGTGCTCTTGCGCTTCTTTCACCATGCGGTCGATGTCGTTGTCTTCCAGGCCGCTGTTGGCGGTGATGGTGATGCGCTGGTCCTTGCCGGTGGCCGTGTCCTTTGCAGTCACGCTCAGTATGCCGTTCGCATCGATGTCGAAGGTGACCTCGATCTTGGGCACGCCGCGCGGTGCCGCCGGGATCCCTTCCAGGTGGAACTTGCCCAGGGTGCGGTTGTATCGCGCTTCGGCGCGCTCGCCTTGGAGCACGTGGATCTCCACGCTCGTCTGGCTGTCGCTAGCCGTCGAGTAGACCTCCTTCTTCTGAGTCGGGATCGTGGTGTTCCGCTGGATCATCACGGTCATCACGCCACCCAAGGTCTCCACGCCGAGGGACAGTGGCGTCACATCGAGCAACACGACGTCCTGAACGTCGCCAGCGAGCACACCGCCCTGCACCGCAGCGCCCACCGCGACCACCTCGTCGGGATTCACGCCCCGGTGGGGGTCTTTGCCGAAGAAGCTCTTCACCGTCTCCTGCACCAGCGGGATGCGAGTCGAGCCGCCGACCATCACGATCTCGTCGATGTCGGCGGGCTTCTTCTTGGCGTCCTCGAGCGCCTTCTTCACCGGATTCATCGTGCGCTCGATCAGCGGGCGAATCATTTGCTCCAGCTTGGCGCGAGTCAGCTGCTTCTGCAGGTGCTTGGGGCCACTGGCGTCCGCCGTGAGGAACGGAAGATTGATGGTGGTCTCTTGCTTGGTGGAAAGCTCGATCTTCGCCTGCTCAGCGGCGTCCTTGAGACGCTGGATCACCATCTTGTCGGTGGACACGTCCATGCCGGTGTCCTTCTTGAACTCGGCAGCCAGCCAATCCATCACCAGGATGTCGACGTCGTCACCACCAAGGTGCGTGTCGCCGTTGGTGGCAATCACCTGCACGACGTTGTCGCCGACCTCCAGAATCGAGATATCGAAGGTACCACCGCCAAAGTCGTAAACTGCGATGACCTCGTTGCTCTTCTTGTCCAGGCCGTAGGCGAGCGCTGCCGCCGTGGGCTCGTTGATGATGCGACGCACCTCCAGCCCCGCGATGCGGCCCGCGTCCTTGGTGGCTTGGCGCTGCGAGTCATTGAAGTACGCCGGCACCGTGATCACGGCTTCGGTCACCTTCTCTCCCAGATAGTCCTCCGCAGCCTTCTTCAACTTCTGCAGGACCTTGGCGCTGACTTCGGGGGGCGCCATCTTCTTGCCGCGCACCTGCACCCAGACGTCGCCGTTGTCGCCGCGAACCAGGTGATAGGGAACGCGATGCGTCTCTTTTTCGACCTCGTCGAAGCGACGGCCGATGAAGCGCTTGGCAGAGTAGATGGTGTTCTCTGGATTGGTGACGGCCTGCCGCTTGGCAATCGTCCCCACCAAGATCTCGGACTTCTCGTCCCATGCCACGACCGAGGGCGTGAGACGCGATCCCTCTTCGTTGACGATGACCTTGGCCTCTTTGCCTTCCATGACGGCAACGACGCTGTTGGTCGTGCCCAGATCGATACCGATGATCTTGCCCATGATTCTTCTCCGCTTTGGGGCGGAGCCTCGAAGCACACTGCGGCTCGGGCTCCCCTCACGGCGACCTGCTCGGCGAGTGCCTGAGCCAGAATGCCGCGAGAACTTGCGGCAAGATAACCACCTCGCGCCAGGGGTCAACGGTCTCGGCATTCCCCGCCCGCACCCCGGGATCACCCAGAATCTCGTTGACACGGCCCGCCCGGCGGCTACCCTCCCGGCTCCCCGATACCGGGGCCGTAGCTCAGCTGGGAGAGCGCCGCGTTCGCAATGCGGAGGTCAGGGGTTCGATCCCCCTCGGCTCCACTACTTTCGACGAGATCAAGACGACGACCGTCGCACGCATGTATCAAGGGTTCGGCGGGCAAGCCTTCAACCCGGCGATGTACTCGCGCAGCACCGCGACGCCCGTGGGATCCACGAGCCGAGTTCCCATGGGCGGCATGCGACTCGGCCCCTGACTCTGGATTCGATCCATCAGTGCTGAGGCATCCGGATCGCCTGGCTCGATTCGGTTCTTGCCGAACAGAATCCCAAACTGGAGGGGCACGCCGCAAGTGCGGGTCTCCGCCAAGCTGCGGTCGTAGCGCAGATCCATGTCGAGCTCCGCCGGCACCCAGCCGCCGGGCCGGTGGCAGTGCGCGCAGTTCGCGTGGAGGTAGGCCCGCGCGCGCCCTTCCGCGCTGGCGCCTGAGTGCGGATCGGGCATGGCTGGAAGATCGGATGCCGGCGTCGTCGTCTCGAGGGCCTCGATGGCAACCAGCGCGTCGATCTGATTCCCAGAGGCGCCCTCCCACTTCACCTGACGGTTCATCTGCGATGTGGTCGGCCCCAGCACGAACGCTGCACTGGGCGAGTGGCATGCCTCGCAGCTGCTGCGCGCGGGGAACAGGTGGCTCACGACACCCAGGGGCGTGTCGAAGCTGGCCTCCTTCCAGGCGTCCAGTCGCTTGGCGTCGCTTCCGTCCGGCAGCCACTCGTAGGAATGGGCCTCCCAGCCGCCTTGGCGCCGCAGCAGTACGCGCGTTTCCACGACCCGGGGTCCGCCCACGTCGTAGGCGAAGTGCTTGAGCAGCACCGAGCCAACCGGAAAGAGCCAGGTCCCGTCGTCCTCCGCAACGATGCGCTCGCCCGGTGGAAGCACTAGATAGCGCTGCTTGGCGGCCCCGTCCGTCCAGAGCTGGGACGCCACCGCGAAGGGGATCAGGTCGGCGCCCGGCACCCGCGCGGAAATGTCATCGAAGCAGTCCGCAGCGCTCAGCCACTCGGGCGCCGCCCCCGGCGACGTGTCGCTGGCGAGCGGTGAGCTGGATTGCAGCGCGGTGGCGAAGCAGCGTTGCTCGCCGGTGCGAGGCCCAAGGACGGGCCCCGATGCAGAAGGCGATGGCGCGCCGTCGTCACCGCAGCCCAGGCACAGCAGGGCCAAGCCAACTGGCAAGGCCAAATGAAGTCGGTCGTGGACGATCCTCAACGCGGACAGTCTAGCGCCTCGTCTCGTGCTGCAAAGCTTCACGCACGAAGGGCACCTGTTCTGGACGGAAACGCCGACCTAGTACGAAGCGAGGCGCTTGCGGCGGCGGAGCGCCACGAGGCCAGCGAGGCCCACGAGCCAGGGAACGGGCCGCACGGGCCCGTCCTCGGAGCTCATGACCACGGCGCAGCCGCCCGCTTCCGCGTCGGCTTCACCCGACGCGTCCAGGCACACCTTCAAGGACTTGTCACAGGACAGCCCACCGCCACAGGCGTCGTTGCTGGTGCAGGTCGCCGTGCAGAAACCTGCGGTGGTATCTCCAGAGGCGAAGCACGCGAAGCCCTCGGGGCAGCCGCGACCGATGCCACAGGCAGTTCCTTGAGGATCCTCCGTGGACTCGCCAGGCGTCTTGGGTTCGACGGGCGGATTCGGATCATCGCTGACCCCCGATACCCAGAACGGCGGATCGTAGCCGCCGACGTCGGCCGCTTCCTGCGCGACACCGATGATGAAATCTCTCCAGGCGTACACCGAACCGTAGGTTGGATTGCTGCAGTTGCCGCCGCCTCGCGACACGACGCCAATGACCTTGCCGTCAGCGTCCATCGCAGGGCCGCCACTGTCGCCTTGGCACACGCCGGTCTGACCGCCCCACTCCGTCGACTGGACCGAGTACATGAACGGGCAGGTGCTGCCTACGCACTGGACCTGCAATCCTTCTCTCATCATGCGGCCCCCCGCATCGAAGCCGGTGCCGCTGGTGTTTCCGTAGCCGATGGCGGTGTACAGCTCACCGGGAGCGACCGGAATGTCGATTCTCGGCACGGCCGGCACCACGTCCTTGACGGGCTTCGCCAGAATCACCAAGGCAACGTCGAAGCCGCAGGTGTCGTTGCCGTCGCTGGGTACGCGGACGTCGCTGCCACGATTCCAGTTCTTGCTGTGCTGCGACATGTTCATGTCGGTGGTGAACATCAGGTTCGTCCCCGGGTAGGGGTCGGCGAAGCCCGAGTCACCGCACACGACGTGGTCATTGTCGTTCAAGCTGGGCGCCACGCAGTGGCGCGCCGTGAGCACCAGGTTCGGAGCGATGAGGGTGCCGGTGCACATGCCGCCCCCTTGATCGGTTCCCGCGAACATTCCGAGCACGTTGGTAGAGTCGGGCGCCCACACCCCTCCCGCGATTGGCTGGCGGTTCACCTGGGTCGGCGCAGACTCCGTCTGCACGCTGCAAGCCAGCCCAGCGAGCCCGAACAGACACATCGCGACCACGGAAGACTTCATCTCGGCACTCCTCGCAGCATGGGTCTCGGCACTCCTTCGCGGGAACGTTCGCGCGGTCAGGCCCCGGACCCGAGCGAGGTTTTAGCCGAGGGTTCTGTCCGCCTCCAGCGGCTTTTCCGGGCCTGGCGCTGGTTTTCGTACAGGTTGCCTGAAACCGTTGGCGTCACGGTGTAAAATTCCGCGGGAGCTGAACGTGACGACTTTCCACTTGAGCCAACCTGTCGACGCCGACCCCGCGCTGGTGTGGAGCGCACTCTCGCAGCCGCGGGGCCTGGCAGCTTGGCAAGCGGATCGCGTGGAGGGCAGCGTGGAGCCGGGCGCTCGGCTTGCACTCAGCTGGCCCAGCCTCGGCGTTGCAGTCGAGGTGAGCGTGACGGAATGGATCCCTCAGCGCCGGCTCGTCCTCGCCTGGGATACGCATAGGGTCACTTTCGAGGTCGACCCGGGAGGTGTGCACCTCACGTGCGCGGGCATCACGAACCAGGACGAGCTAGAGGGCACCGGCAGCGCTTGGGCGCTTTCGCTCGCTACGCTGGCACACTACTGCGAGCACCACGCGGAACGAGAACGTTCGGTCTGTTGGCTATCGGGAATCGCGCGCGCCGAACCCGAGTTGATCCACACCTACTTCACGGAAGTGTGGGCACAGCGGCATTGGCTCGGGGAAGGCTCTGGCTTCGGCGCTGTCGGAAGCGCGGTCAGCATCCAGCTGACACCTGAGCGCGCGCTCTCTGGACGTGTACTGGCGCACACCGCAGGCCGAGATCTGCTCGTGTCCTGGGAAGAAGACGGTGAGTCGGTGCTCGCGTTCCGCAGCCTGCCAAGCCCGCTTGGCAGCGAGCGCATGGTGATGCTGAGCTGGTCCCGCTGGAATCCCGGAGCGCCCCCCGACGGCCACTTTTCGGCGCTGCAGGCAGCGCACCGGCGGCTGCTCAAGGCGCTGCAGCCGGGGGCGGCGTAGCATCGCGGCAACAACGCGTACCCAAGCTGTAGTCGTAGTAGCCCGGAGCATGCGACGCGATCTTCGCTTCGCAGCCTTGGCTGGTGGAACGAGCGTAGAAGCCCCCGACGAATACGCCCTTGGGATCGGCGATCCACTCGTCGAGGTTGCCGACCATGTCGAAGACGGCGTCGTCCTGCCATCGCGTGCGACACTCGCTGAGCGCGCCCGTGACCCGCAAGAGCGGCCCGACGCCGCCCTCGACGACCAAGTTCAGGCGAGGGTCCGTGTGACCCAACGACGCCTGCCCGTGAAGCACCGCAGCCGGGTGCAAGGAACGAAACACGTTGCAGCGGTTGGCTTCGTAGTTGGCGCCATAGCCGTACTTCGTGCTCCCCGGGCCGCGGCACGCGCGTGTCCACTCAGCCTCCGAACACAACCGCTTGCCAGCGTTGTCGCAGGCATTCGCCGCGTCGTAGTAGCTCAGATAGCCATTGGGAATCACTCCAGCACGGGACTGCGCCATGAAGCGCACCGCGCCCTTTCGCTGCAAACGGGGGATTGGGGGCAGCGGCATGAGCCGCGCGTCGTCGCTGCCGACGAGACGGCGCTCGACCTGCCAAACGGCGTGAATGCGCGTCAGCTTCGA
The nucleotide sequence above comes from Polyangiaceae bacterium. Encoded proteins:
- a CDS encoding RluA family pseudouridine synthase, whose translation is MRDVCFTVAADEAGQRLDKLVIRHIGGLGRRRASELFASGRVEVNGARAVKGTLSQVGDSVEVKLEDACPVPAEADADLSVRLENEAFVVVSKPAGQATAPLRGESGTLASALLGHYPEMAFVGYSPREPGLLHRLDTGTSGLLVAARTGRAFESLRRALTQGAMEKRYFAIVSRVDLPDRGVISTFVGPDPRKGRKVIVYEKDPPPGARVQESRYRVVRCSERRALLELRVSRAYRHQIRAHLAHLGAPIVGDALYGSRDLEALPGRHALHACHIAWAGDDTLPAFEAFEDLPQDLLRLLDD
- a CDS encoding NAD(P)/FAD-dependent oxidoreductase encodes the protein MREVALAIVGGGPAGIATALFLSHAAPSLTERLLVLEKESYPREKFCAGGVGGRADRLLSSIGLTVDVPSVKVQGVAFKAMGRTTVVRAGEIGRVVRRIEYDAELARLARQRGITVLENAKVGAIRRRDGGYSLETSQGEVRCDVLVGADGVGSVVRRSLGFVSTRYRAQALEIDTEMVDEDLPRDVLLFDASHRRLPGYYWDFPTLVGGREMVCRGVYMLSSGETTPAVQIQDLLAEELAARGLDLTKFRKKRFAERGFEAHRPIAQPHVLLVGEAAGIDPVTGEGIAQALFYGATAGRYLAERIVNRDLGFDDWPTVVTNSHVGRDLRVREQGVRLFYGDARPNVERFLHASPEFIRLGLQHFAGKRWSKLALARAGAAAVGHTALWGVGRLFGRDAAREFD
- a CDS encoding glutathione S-transferase N-terminal domain-containing protein, whose translation is MAKLIHLHYSPWSERARWALDHHGVAVERVEYLPMVGEPWLRWHLGRWRGRVTVPVLIDGIERFDDSLDIARWAEARGKGAPLFPSGSAQRIEALVALAEEISAHGRARATAAVARHPEALLESVPPPLNASATLARVTGVLGVRFLRGKYSFMDATPAELELPMRPLLERVAEALAGRKTLLDDFSFADIAVASSLQFVGPVDSPTIRLGPASRQAWTSPELSKRFADLVAWRDELYANWR
- the dnaK gene encoding molecular chaperone DnaK; translated protein: MPRPLTPGARWLSCRKFSRHSGSGTRRAGRREGSPSRSVLRGSAPKRRRIMGKIIGIDLGTTNSVVAVMEGKEAKVIVNEEGSRLTPSVVAWDEKSEILVGTIAKRQAVTNPENTIYSAKRFIGRRFDEVEKETHRVPYHLVRGDNGDVWVQVRGKKMAPPEVSAKVLQKLKKAAEDYLGEKVTEAVITVPAYFNDSQRQATKDAGRIAGLEVRRIINEPTAAALAYGLDKKSNEVIAVYDFGGGTFDISILEVGDNVVQVIATNGDTHLGGDDVDILVMDWLAAEFKKDTGMDVSTDKMVIQRLKDAAEQAKIELSTKQETTINLPFLTADASGPKHLQKQLTRAKLEQMIRPLIERTMNPVKKALEDAKKKPADIDEIVMVGGSTRIPLVQETVKSFFGKDPHRGVNPDEVVAVGAAVQGGVLAGDVQDVVLLDVTPLSLGVETLGGVMTVMIQRNTTIPTQKKEVYSTASDSQTSVEIHVLQGERAEARYNRTLGKFHLEGIPAAPRGVPKIEVTFDIDANGILSVTAKDTATGKDQRITITANSGLEDNDIDRMVKEAQEHEAEDKKRRDEIERRNKLDNLCYTLEKQIAENKEKLDGADVSSLEGLIKEGRDAVEQQDDAKVQDVLVRLEKEAHAMAEKLYQAASASAPGANGAGAAPPPDDKKKGDVIDAEFEETN
- a CDS encoding S1 family peptidase, with the protein product MKSSVVAMCLFGLAGLACSVQTESAPTQVNRQPIAGGVWAPDSTNVLGMFAGTDQGGGMCTGTLIAPNLVLTARHCVAPSLNDNDHVVCGDSGFADPYPGTNLMFTTDMNMSQHSKNWNRGSDVRVPSDGNDTCGFDVALVILAKPVKDVVPAVPRIDIPVAPGELYTAIGYGNTSGTGFDAGGRMMREGLQVQCVGSTCPFMYSVQSTEWGGQTGVCQGDSGGPAMDADGKVIGVVSRGGGNCSNPTYGSVYAWRDFIIGVAQEAADVGGYDPPFWVSGVSDDPNPPVEPKTPGESTEDPQGTACGIGRGCPEGFACFASGDTTAGFCTATCTSNDACGGGLSCDKSLKVCLDASGEADAEAGGCAVVMSSEDGPVRPVPWLVGLAGLVALRRRKRLASY
- a CDS encoding SRPBCC domain-containing protein yields the protein MTTFHLSQPVDADPALVWSALSQPRGLAAWQADRVEGSVEPGARLALSWPSLGVAVEVSVTEWIPQRRLVLAWDTHRVTFEVDPGGVHLTCAGITNQDELEGTGSAWALSLATLAHYCEHHAERERSVCWLSGIARAEPELIHTYFTEVWAQRHWLGEGSGFGAVGSAVSIQLTPERALSGRVLAHTAGRDLLVSWEEDGESVLAFRSLPSPLGSERMVMLSWSRWNPGAPPDGHFSALQAAHRRLLKALQPGAA